Proteins from a single region of Aerococcus viridans:
- a CDS encoding HAD-IIA family hydrolase gives MDLQDKVFLIDLDGTMYRGGQPIAGAKDFIERLIEEDIPFMFVTNNAMRKHQAAADNLNKITGLNVEGKHFYTSVDTLRFILAEDLTSGKLTKETGKAYVIGMDYLKDEVAGAGFELTQNVDQDPCDVVVVGLDQEVTYPQFIEASIAVQRGAAFYLTNPDVQFPSNRGFVPGAGAIGQVITAATRVHPTVCGKPNALIIEGALAKMGHSKDQAVFLGDNLMTDISAAENAGIDSIFIETGVHTRDDLEEFGVTPTLVVENYEALLSTW, from the coding sequence ATGGATCTACAAGATAAAGTTTTCTTAATTGATTTAGATGGTACTATGTACCGCGGTGGTCAACCGATAGCGGGTGCGAAGGACTTTATTGAGCGCTTGATTGAAGAGGATATCCCCTTTATGTTTGTGACCAACAACGCCATGCGTAAACATCAGGCAGCAGCTGATAATTTAAATAAAATTACGGGTTTAAATGTCGAGGGCAAACATTTCTACACCTCAGTGGATACCTTGCGCTTTATCCTTGCAGAAGATTTAACATCAGGCAAGCTGACAAAAGAAACGGGCAAAGCCTATGTTATCGGAATGGATTACTTAAAAGATGAAGTAGCGGGCGCAGGCTTTGAATTAACTCAAAACGTCGACCAGGACCCATGTGATGTGGTGGTCGTTGGTCTTGACCAAGAAGTAACCTACCCACAATTCATTGAAGCGTCGATTGCAGTTCAAAGAGGGGCAGCTTTCTATCTCACCAACCCAGATGTACAATTCCCTTCAAACCGAGGATTTGTGCCAGGTGCTGGTGCCATCGGTCAAGTAATCACTGCAGCCACACGGGTTCATCCAACGGTTTGCGGAAAACCCAATGCACTAATTATTGAAGGTGCCTTAGCCAAGATGGGCCATAGCAAAGACCAAGCCGTATTTTTAGGTGACAACTTAATGACAGACATATCAGCAGCAGAAAATGCTGGTATTGATTCGATATTTATTGAAACAGGGGTACATACAAGAGATGATCTAGAAGAATTCGGCGTGACGCCAACATTGGTGGTGGAAAATTATGAAGCACTCTTATCGACCTGGTAG
- a CDS encoding YutD family protein yields MLSRKKQEELKEQRASLNYPIAQIKRTSQETLEINGQSFVLVDNYRDALDIEALADRYMDILDVYDFVVGDWSYEQLRLKGFFADDAKIGSLEQKIKHLPDYLLEYGSFGAAYFVLLHERTGEEIQKRNEAFWTQQKQQNQESSRSRQNKSQSQRSASRKAYQGKKADNRHKSSGPNQNKGKHKQRRSNKEHESAKGPSFSISQNKESNKNTQNQKPVKRKVVTKRQHSFSIKEKGDKA; encoded by the coding sequence ATGTTAAGTCGTAAGAAACAAGAAGAATTAAAAGAACAACGGGCGAGTTTAAATTACCCCATTGCGCAAATAAAACGTACGAGTCAAGAGACCTTAGAAATTAACGGGCAATCATTTGTGCTTGTAGATAATTACCGGGATGCGTTAGATATTGAAGCGTTGGCTGACCGGTATATGGATATTTTAGATGTTTATGACTTTGTCGTGGGGGACTGGTCCTATGAACAATTACGATTGAAAGGCTTCTTTGCTGATGATGCGAAAATTGGCTCATTAGAGCAAAAAATCAAGCATTTACCTGATTACTTACTAGAATACGGGAGTTTCGGGGCCGCTTATTTTGTGCTATTGCATGAACGAACTGGAGAAGAAATCCAAAAACGAAATGAAGCTTTTTGGACGCAACAAAAACAACAAAACCAAGAATCGTCAAGAAGTAGACAAAATAAAAGCCAATCACAAAGGTCAGCGAGTCGGAAAGCTTACCAAGGGAAGAAAGCAGACAACCGCCATAAATCGTCTGGGCCGAACCAAAATAAGGGGAAACACAAACAGCGACGGTCAAACAAGGAGCATGAAAGTGCTAAAGGGCCATCTTTCTCGATCTCACAAAATAAAGAGTCGAATAAAAATACCCAAAATCAAAAACCTGTGAAGCGAAAAGTCGTCACTAAACGCCAACACTCTTTTAGTATCAAGGAAAAGGGGGATAAAGCTTAG
- a CDS encoding NAD(P)/FAD-dependent oxidoreductase produces the protein MTNNRTDLLIVGAGPVGLFTAFYAGMRNLSVRLVDSLPEIGGQPQALYPEKNIFDIPAYPKITGHELSQVLQAQLDRFSATTDIHLNEKVLNIQKNDPDFTIQASESTYTAGAVIIAAGNGSFKPRKIAIAGLPDYEDQHISYHVSDFAKYTGKEVAVLGGGDSAFDASLALADYAKKVYLVHRRDRFRAHEYSVTLAEQTANIEFVTPYVPEILLGKDGILTGLEVTKARSQESRILPVEHIFMTYGFVSSIDEIRNWGLKIENESIQVDHNMQTNIPGIYAVGDIANYPHKAKLIATGFGEAPHVINQAAHYLFPDRRVAPLHSTSMFTD, from the coding sequence ATGACAAATAATAGAACGGACCTCCTCATTGTCGGGGCCGGTCCAGTAGGTTTGTTTACCGCCTTTTACGCAGGTATGCGCAATCTAAGTGTCCGCTTAGTTGACTCATTACCTGAAATCGGTGGCCAACCACAAGCCTTATATCCTGAAAAAAACATATTCGACATTCCAGCATACCCAAAAATAACCGGTCACGAATTAAGCCAAGTCTTACAAGCACAATTGGATCGATTTTCTGCTACTACAGATATTCATCTAAACGAGAAAGTCCTAAATATTCAAAAAAATGACCCAGACTTTACGATTCAAGCAAGCGAGTCGACCTATACAGCGGGTGCAGTCATTATTGCTGCCGGCAATGGTTCCTTTAAACCTCGAAAAATAGCGATCGCTGGCCTTCCAGACTATGAAGACCAGCATATTTCATACCATGTATCAGACTTTGCTAAATACACAGGTAAAGAGGTTGCGGTCCTTGGTGGTGGTGACTCAGCCTTTGATGCCAGTTTGGCTTTAGCTGACTATGCTAAAAAAGTCTACTTGGTTCATCGTCGCGACCGTTTTCGTGCCCATGAATATTCCGTTACCTTAGCTGAACAAACAGCCAATATTGAATTCGTTACCCCCTATGTGCCAGAAATACTTCTTGGTAAGGACGGTATCTTGACTGGCTTAGAAGTTACCAAGGCACGTAGTCAAGAAAGTCGTATACTACCTGTTGAACATATCTTTATGACCTATGGTTTTGTATCCTCAATCGATGAAATTAGAAATTGGGGTCTAAAGATTGAGAATGAATCTATCCAAGTAGACCATAACATGCAAACCAATATTCCCGGTATCTATGCAGTTGGTGATATAGCCAATTACCCGCATAAAGCCAAATTGATTGCAACTGGTTTTGGCGAAGCGCCACATGTCATTAATCAAGCGGCACATTACTTATTCCCCGACCGCCGGGTTGCCCCACTACATTCGACGTCTATGTTTACTGACTGA
- the nth gene encoding endonuclease III produces the protein MTKLPLKTKAETIAILDELDKLYPNPKTMLDYQTPFQLVIAVLMSAQTTDVAVNKVTPHLFTKYPDPDHMAEADLADLESYIKTIGLYHNKAKNMKKTAIILRDEFNGQVPKTREELIQLPGVGRKTANVVLSEAFGIPTIAVDTHVERVTKRMGIVDPDASVRQTEETLMAKIPKERWRDAHHQFIYFGREYCTARNPKCASDPRITFCECRKIK, from the coding sequence GTGACCAAATTACCTTTAAAAACCAAAGCAGAAACAATCGCTATCCTAGATGAGCTAGATAAACTATACCCCAACCCAAAAACCATGTTGGACTATCAAACCCCATTCCAATTAGTGATAGCGGTTTTGATGTCCGCGCAAACGACTGATGTGGCGGTCAATAAAGTGACACCCCACTTATTTACTAAGTATCCGGACCCAGACCATATGGCTGAAGCGGACTTAGCAGATTTAGAATCCTATATTAAAACGATTGGTCTTTACCATAACAAGGCCAAGAATATGAAGAAGACAGCCATCATACTTCGCGACGAATTCAATGGACAAGTACCCAAAACCCGGGAAGAATTGATACAATTACCGGGTGTTGGTCGGAAAACAGCCAACGTCGTCTTAAGTGAAGCCTTTGGGATCCCGACAATCGCGGTCGATACCCACGTTGAACGGGTGACCAAGCGGATGGGCATTGTCGACCCGGATGCCAGCGTTAGACAAACGGAAGAAACCTTGATGGCGAAAATCCCTAAAGAAAGATGGCGGGATGCCCACCACCAATTCATTTATTTTGGCCGAGAATACTGCACTGCCCGTAACCCTAAATGTGCATCTGACCCGAGGATTACTTTCTGTGAATGTCGAAAGATCAAATAA
- a CDS encoding glucose-6-phosphate isomerase has product MGHIKFDYSNTDQFIAEHELTQMQPLVTAADTILREGTGAGSDYIGWVDLPKTYDKEEYARIKKAAAKIQSDSDVLVVLGIGGSYLGAKSAIDFLSHSFSNLQSKEERKTPQVFFAGNSLSSTYIAELIETIGDRDFSVNVISKSGTTTETAVAFRIFKKLLEEKYGEAAKERIYATTDKANGALKSEADAEGYESFVIPDAVGGRFTVLTPVGLLPIAVSGADIDALMQGAADAMEAYSDADLSKNEAYQYAALRNVLYRKGKVTELLINYEPKLQYFSEWWKQLFGESEGKDGKGIYPSSANFTTDLHSLGQYIQEGQRNLFETVVKVDKPSKSIAIPAFDEDLDGLGYLEGKDVDFVNTKAFQGTVLAHTDGDVPNFVLTIPEMDAYSLGYMIYFFEIAVAISGYLNGVNPFNQPGVEAYKKNMFALLGKPGFEDLAAELNKRLK; this is encoded by the coding sequence ATGGGACATATCAAATTTGATTATAGTAATACTGACCAATTTATTGCAGAACACGAATTAACACAAATGCAACCGTTAGTTACGGCAGCAGATACAATCTTACGTGAAGGTACTGGTGCTGGTAGCGACTATATCGGTTGGGTTGATTTACCAAAAACATATGATAAAGAAGAGTATGCACGCATTAAAAAAGCTGCAGCTAAGATTCAATCTGATTCAGATGTATTAGTTGTATTAGGTATCGGTGGTTCTTACTTAGGTGCTAAATCAGCAATCGACTTTTTATCTCATTCATTTTCAAACTTACAATCTAAAGAAGAGCGTAAGACACCACAAGTTTTCTTTGCAGGTAACAGCTTAAGTTCAACTTACATTGCAGAATTAATCGAAACAATTGGAGATAGAGACTTCTCTGTAAATGTTATTTCTAAATCAGGTACGACTACTGAAACGGCTGTAGCATTCCGTATCTTCAAAAAATTGCTAGAAGAAAAATATGGTGAAGCAGCTAAAGAGCGTATTTACGCAACAACTGATAAAGCAAATGGTGCATTAAAATCTGAAGCTGATGCTGAAGGATACGAGTCATTCGTTATTCCGGATGCAGTTGGTGGTCGTTTCACTGTATTAACACCAGTTGGTTTATTACCAATTGCTGTTTCAGGTGCAGATATCGATGCCTTAATGCAAGGTGCAGCTGACGCAATGGAAGCATACAGCGATGCTGATCTAAGTAAAAATGAAGCTTACCAATATGCTGCATTACGTAATGTCTTATACCGTAAAGGTAAAGTAACTGAGTTATTAATCAACTATGAACCAAAATTACAATACTTCTCAGAATGGTGGAAACAACTATTCGGAGAATCAGAAGGTAAAGACGGTAAAGGGATTTACCCATCAAGCGCCAACTTCACAACTGACTTACACTCTCTAGGTCAATATATCCAAGAAGGGCAACGTAACTTATTCGAAACAGTTGTTAAAGTAGACAAACCAAGTAAATCAATTGCAATTCCTGCATTTGATGAAGACTTAGATGGCTTAGGCTACTTAGAAGGTAAGGATGTAGACTTTGTAAATACTAAAGCTTTCCAAGGTACTGTATTAGCCCATACTGATGGTGACGTACCTAACTTCGTATTAACAATTCCAGAAATGGATGCTTACTCTTTAGGTTATATGATTTACTTCTTTGAAATTGCAGTAGCGATTTCTGGTTACTTAAATGGCGTAAACCCATTCAACCAACCAGGGGTAGAAGCATACAAGAAAAATATGTTTGCCTTGCTAGGTAAACCAGGTTTTGAAGACCTAGCAGCAGAATTAAATAAACGCTTAAAATAA
- a CDS encoding TIGR01906 family membrane protein: MKHSYRPGSRLLNETRLWIGILALLIFFITLAITVTIANVPLFMGSLWFSKSFEAVALSYWTVVDNYLQLLAYLNFPWIDTLVMSDFPTSASAAFHFLEVKHLFYLNYGVMAISALIGFYALHELKVTHNLWRLYWPFKKLRWLPIIVIILLIFNFNTIFIAFHEIAFNNDAWLFNPATDPIILVLHESFFLLSFVSVFLIVQLAIEWVYRIGKKAFNRQILGI; this comes from the coding sequence ATGAAGCACTCTTATCGACCTGGTAGTCGACTTTTAAATGAAACACGCTTATGGATAGGGATTCTTGCCCTATTGATATTTTTTATTACATTGGCTATCACAGTTACTATCGCCAACGTCCCTTTATTCATGGGGTCCCTATGGTTTTCAAAATCCTTCGAAGCCGTCGCTTTATCCTATTGGACAGTTGTTGACAACTACTTACAACTGCTAGCCTATCTGAATTTTCCTTGGATAGATACCTTAGTCATGTCAGACTTTCCAACCTCAGCCTCGGCAGCCTTTCATTTTTTGGAAGTGAAGCACTTATTTTATTTAAATTATGGTGTAATGGCGATTTCTGCCCTAATTGGCTTCTATGCTTTACATGAATTGAAAGTTACCCATAATTTATGGCGCCTATACTGGCCCTTCAAAAAACTGAGATGGCTTCCAATCATTGTGATCATCCTACTCATTTTTAATTTCAACACTATATTTATCGCTTTTCATGAAATAGCCTTTAATAACGACGCCTGGTTATTTAACCCAGCCACAGATCCTATTATTCTCGTGCTCCATGAATCCTTCTTCTTATTAAGCTTTGTATCCGTCTTTTTGATCGTGCAACTCGCTATTGAATGGGTTTATCGTATCGGGAAAAAGGCGTTCAACCGTCAAATCTTAGGTATATAA
- a CDS encoding divergent PAP2 family protein — protein sequence MNTTTNFPLVVTFAAIMIAQLVKYPIAVFFKKPNANLSIIHATGGMPSSHSAAVTSLITALILQYGFFSPIVAIAVCFGMIVMFDAMGVRRQDGEQGVLIYNLMKILKEKARETDDTDLLVKLNTLDEDRMVINDYLGHKPSEVIGGMTTGVLVTLGVRFIYSLLNLPL from the coding sequence ATGAATACAACAACTAATTTTCCTTTAGTCGTTACCTTTGCAGCAATCATGATTGCACAGTTGGTTAAATATCCTATTGCTGTTTTCTTTAAGAAACCAAATGCTAACTTATCGATCATTCATGCTACAGGTGGTATGCCTAGCTCCCACTCTGCTGCCGTTACTTCGCTGATCACTGCTTTGATTCTTCAGTATGGTTTCTTCTCACCAATCGTTGCGATTGCCGTTTGTTTTGGTATGATCGTCATGTTTGATGCCATGGGTGTTCGTCGCCAAGATGGGGAGCAAGGGGTTTTAATCTATAACCTTATGAAGATTCTAAAAGAAAAGGCTAGAGAAACTGACGATACAGACCTATTAGTTAAATTAAACACACTTGATGAGGACCGCATGGTCATTAATGATTATTTAGGTCATAAACCTTCAGAGGTTATTGGTGGTATGACCACTGGTGTACTTGTTACGCTGGGTGTTCGCTTTATCTACAGCCTATTAAATCTCCCATTATAA
- a CDS encoding peptidylprolyl isomerase — protein sequence MTYPQLDVKDTQLKATIETNKGAFQVALFPELAPKTVENFVTLGKQGYYDGVIFHRVIPNFMIQGGDPSGTGMGGTSIYGEKFEDEFNLELFNINGALSMANAGPNTNGSQFFVVTAKEVPAQMLGQLKAGGWPEEIIEAYSENGGTPWLDQKHTVFGQVVSGMDVVYNIEGQPRNASDKPLEEVVITSVTFENE from the coding sequence ATGACTTATCCACAATTAGATGTTAAAGATACGCAATTGAAAGCGACGATTGAAACAAATAAAGGTGCTTTCCAAGTTGCACTATTTCCAGAATTAGCACCAAAAACAGTAGAAAATTTTGTAACCTTAGGTAAACAAGGTTACTACGACGGTGTTATATTCCACCGTGTAATTCCTAACTTTATGATCCAAGGGGGCGACCCATCTGGAACTGGTATGGGTGGGACATCAATTTATGGTGAAAAATTTGAAGATGAATTCAATCTTGAATTGTTCAACATTAACGGTGCCTTATCAATGGCGAATGCAGGACCTAATACGAATGGTTCACAATTCTTCGTTGTAACAGCTAAAGAAGTGCCTGCACAAATGTTAGGACAACTTAAAGCTGGAGGTTGGCCAGAAGAGATTATCGAAGCGTATAGCGAAAACGGTGGAACACCATGGTTAGATCAAAAACATACTGTATTTGGTCAAGTGGTTTCTGGTATGGACGTTGTCTATAATATTGAAGGCCAACCTCGTAATGCATCAGACAAACCTTTAGAAGAAGTTGTCATTACTAGTGTTACTTTTGAGAACGAATAA
- a CDS encoding bifunctional metallophosphatase/5'-nucleotidase — protein MKETIHFYHTNDWHSHLENWPKFLRYYQTQADKHQSEGEAHFLFDIGDAVDRQHPLTEASQGQNMMTLMNELGVDVATIGNNEGIGSQHDILDNLYEQADFPVVLGNILDKESGQPPKYTQDYTMIQTNQGSRFAVFGMTAPFEISYGVVGWDPIEPRLSIARVLKDIKANESFDGILLLSHLGLPTDRKIAELFPEILAIFGAHTHHVLPEGEWVGHTLLTGGGKYGQFMGHLTLEINKGEGHLYTPGKMATDGQQANPIIDYARYFKLDEELIASDRISAYDEDYNQVNRWLEEGESQLKSQIVGQLPIALTADEHHFSPLQYDTLLAMKAASGADIAMVNSGLFLQELPAGPVSKYDLHKALPHPIRLMVVECTVSEYLDQIYPQIKSLRPDLQAMPIKGSGFRGRIFGQLMVLDKENLDQLAPDQPLKIITIDHLLYLPFFTELINKKHYLWGQPFIRELIADKIQQASSRDE, from the coding sequence ATGAAGGAAACAATTCATTTTTATCATACAAATGACTGGCATTCTCACCTGGAGAACTGGCCAAAATTTTTACGTTATTATCAAACACAAGCGGATAAACATCAAAGTGAAGGCGAAGCACATTTTCTTTTTGATATAGGTGATGCAGTTGACCGCCAACATCCTTTAACAGAAGCTAGTCAGGGGCAAAATATGATGACCTTGATGAATGAACTTGGAGTAGATGTTGCAACAATTGGCAACAACGAAGGGATAGGAAGTCAGCATGATATCCTAGACAACCTGTATGAACAGGCTGATTTCCCGGTTGTTTTAGGCAATATTTTAGATAAAGAAAGTGGCCAACCACCCAAATATACACAAGACTACACCATGATTCAAACCAATCAGGGCAGCCGGTTTGCGGTATTTGGTATGACGGCCCCATTTGAAATTTCTTATGGCGTAGTAGGCTGGGACCCGATTGAACCGCGCCTGAGCATCGCACGTGTATTAAAGGACATCAAAGCCAATGAATCTTTTGATGGTATTCTGTTACTGAGTCATCTTGGTTTACCAACAGACCGCAAAATCGCTGAGCTATTTCCAGAAATTTTGGCTATTTTTGGTGCCCACACCCACCACGTTTTACCAGAAGGCGAATGGGTCGGCCACACACTATTAACTGGTGGCGGTAAATACGGGCAATTTATGGGCCATCTAACCCTTGAAATCAATAAAGGTGAAGGGCATTTATATACCCCTGGCAAAATGGCAACAGATGGGCAACAAGCCAACCCGATTATCGATTATGCACGCTATTTCAAATTAGACGAAGAATTGATCGCTTCTGACCGCATTTCTGCTTACGATGAAGACTACAACCAGGTAAACAGGTGGTTAGAAGAGGGCGAAAGCCAATTGAAAAGCCAAATCGTTGGCCAATTACCCATCGCTTTAACAGCGGATGAGCATCATTTTTCACCCTTACAATACGACACCTTATTGGCGATGAAAGCAGCCAGTGGTGCAGATATCGCTATGGTTAATTCGGGCTTATTCCTACAAGAATTGCCTGCTGGGCCAGTATCCAAATATGATTTGCACAAGGCACTACCACATCCTATTCGCTTGATGGTGGTCGAGTGTACAGTTTCAGAGTATTTGGATCAAATATACCCGCAAATTAAAAGTCTCAGACCAGATTTACAAGCTATGCCGATTAAAGGGTCTGGATTTAGAGGGCGGATTTTTGGGCAATTAATGGTCTTAGACAAAGAAAACTTAGACCAGCTTGCACCAGATCAACCTTTGAAAATCATTACAATTGACCACCTATTGTATTTGCCATTTTTCACGGAACTAATCAATAAAAAACATTATTTATGGGGACAACCCTTTATACGAGAACTCATTGCGGACAAGATCCAGCAAGCCAGTAGTCGCGATGAATAG
- a CDS encoding MarR family winged helix-turn-helix transcriptional regulator, translating to MPAEHDGTQSAESLHALRVHLKGSQYILEVLKKDMRKKGLSENEFTVLELLYNRGQQPIQQIGKRILIPSSSLTYVIDRLEDKGLVERTHNPEDRRVIYAKITKLGREKMAEVFPGHSQLIADMFQEFSAEDVETFIHLTKKLGFTAQKMLEK from the coding sequence ATGCCTGCAGAACATGACGGGACGCAATCAGCTGAAAGTTTACATGCCTTACGTGTCCACTTAAAAGGGAGTCAATACATCCTTGAAGTGCTTAAAAAAGATATGCGTAAGAAAGGTTTAAGTGAAAACGAATTTACAGTCCTAGAGTTACTATATAATCGCGGTCAACAACCCATTCAACAAATTGGTAAACGGATCCTGATTCCATCATCAAGCTTAACTTATGTGATTGATCGCTTAGAGGATAAGGGCTTGGTTGAACGTACGCATAATCCTGAAGACCGTCGAGTGATCTATGCTAAAATCACAAAACTAGGCCGCGAGAAAATGGCAGAAGTTTTCCCTGGACATAGTCAATTAATCGCTGATATGTTCCAAGAATTTAGCGCTGAAGATGTAGAAACGTTTATTCATTTAACCAAAAAACTAGGCTTTACAGCCCAAAAAATGTTAGAAAAATAA
- a CDS encoding CvfD/Ygs/GSP13 family RNA-binding post-transcriptional regulator encodes MTTKEFPYHIGDVVEGEVTGLQPYGVFVQLDEDHQGLIHISEINHGYVSNVDDKFTIGQKLTVKIIDIDEFTSKMSLSIRALKKLATSNKPAKNAWPKKRHAPKIGFVSIEEQLPGWVEEALQKMATK; translated from the coding sequence ATGACAACTAAAGAATTTCCATACCACATTGGTGATGTAGTTGAAGGTGAAGTGACAGGTTTACAACCATATGGTGTCTTTGTTCAATTAGACGAAGACCATCAAGGATTAATCCACATATCCGAAATCAATCATGGCTATGTGAGCAACGTGGATGATAAATTTACCATCGGGCAAAAACTGACGGTAAAGATTATCGATATCGATGAGTTTACAAGCAAAATGAGTTTGTCAATTCGAGCATTAAAGAAACTTGCAACCTCTAATAAACCTGCTAAGAATGCTTGGCCTAAAAAACGTCATGCACCAAAGATTGGTTTTGTCTCTATAGAAGAACAACTGCCAGGGTGGGTTGAGGAAGCACTACAAAAGATGGCTACAAAATAA